The Streptomyces camelliae genome window below encodes:
- a CDS encoding carbohydrate ABC transporter permease — translation MTTTLTPTTGATDKEPGRLRRPKAARAGGTLHAGPLAYAVLVLFSIGSLFPLVWTAIAASRDNNRLAETPPPFWFGSNLAHNLNVAWNDANLGKAFVNTTFVAGVSAGTIVFLSTIAGFAFAKLRFKGRNAMMLIVIGTMMVPPQLSIIPLYMMVAKLDWTDQLQAVILPSLVSAFGVFFMRQYLMQALPDEIIEAARVDGASSWRVVWHVVFPAARPAMAVLGMLMFVQTWNDFLWPFLVLTQNGNPTVQVAVSALGRGYTPDQSLIMAGALLGTLPLLLVFAIFGKQIVGGIMQGAVKG, via the coding sequence GTGACGACGACCCTGACCCCGACCACCGGGGCGACGGACAAGGAGCCCGGGCGGCTTCGGCGGCCGAAGGCGGCGCGGGCCGGCGGGACGCTGCACGCGGGTCCCCTCGCCTACGCGGTCCTGGTCCTGTTCTCGATCGGCTCGCTGTTCCCGCTGGTGTGGACGGCGATCGCCGCGTCCCGCGACAACAACCGGCTGGCCGAGACCCCGCCGCCGTTCTGGTTCGGGTCCAATCTCGCGCACAATCTGAACGTCGCCTGGAACGACGCCAATCTGGGCAAGGCGTTCGTCAACACCACGTTCGTGGCGGGCGTTTCGGCGGGGACCATCGTCTTCCTGTCCACGATCGCCGGGTTCGCCTTCGCCAAGCTGCGGTTCAAGGGCCGTAACGCCATGATGCTGATCGTGATCGGCACGATGATGGTGCCGCCGCAGCTCAGCATCATCCCGCTGTACATGATGGTGGCCAAGCTGGACTGGACCGACCAGTTGCAGGCGGTGATCCTGCCGTCGCTGGTGAGCGCGTTCGGGGTGTTCTTCATGCGGCAGTACCTGATGCAGGCGCTGCCGGACGAGATCATCGAGGCGGCCCGGGTGGACGGCGCGAGCAGCTGGCGCGTGGTGTGGCACGTGGTGTTCCCGGCGGCGCGGCCGGCGATGGCGGTCCTCGGGATGCTGATGTTCGTGCAGACCTGGAACGACTTCCTGTGGCCGTTCCTGGTGCTCACCCAGAACGGCAATCCGACCGTGCAGGTCGCGGTCTCCGCGCTGGGCCGCGGCTACACGCCCGACCAGTCGCTGATCATGGCGGGCGCGCTGCTCGGCACGCTGCCGCTGCTGCTGGTGTTCGCGATCTTCGGCAAGCAGATCGTAGGCGGGATCATGCAGGGCGCGGTCAAGGGCTGA
- a CDS encoding carbohydrate ABC transporter permease yields MATRHDTAAPLAKEGGAAPARPEVVRTTDERRRARMSRRWQRDMRWSPYAFVSPFFLLFVAFGLFPLIYTGWASLHTVELTAPTDMKWAGLHNYTRIFDDDFFWNAAKNTLTMGIISTVPQLAMAMGLAHILNYKLRASTFFRVVMLAPYATSIAAASLVFVLLFGRDYGMINWALHFVGGGHIDWQNDKWPSQIAVSSIVVWRWTGYNALIYLAAMQAVPQDLYESAALDGANRWQQFFHVTLPQLRPTILFTCVVSTIGASQLFGEPLMFDANKGASGGAEHQFQTLGLYLYEQGWVNQHLGRASAIAWTMFLILIVIGIVNYVISRRLRESS; encoded by the coding sequence ATGGCCACCCGGCACGACACCGCCGCGCCCCTCGCGAAGGAGGGGGGCGCGGCCCCGGCCCGCCCCGAGGTGGTACGGACGACGGACGAGCGCCGGCGGGCGCGCATGTCCCGCCGCTGGCAGCGGGACATGCGCTGGAGTCCGTACGCCTTCGTCTCCCCGTTCTTCCTCCTCTTCGTCGCCTTCGGCCTGTTCCCGCTGATCTACACGGGCTGGGCCTCGCTGCACACGGTGGAGCTGACGGCGCCCACCGACATGAAGTGGGCGGGGCTGCACAACTACACCCGGATCTTCGACGACGACTTCTTCTGGAACGCGGCGAAGAACACCCTGACCATGGGCATCATCTCGACCGTCCCGCAGCTGGCGATGGCGATGGGGCTCGCCCACATCCTCAACTACAAGCTGCGTGCCTCGACCTTCTTCCGGGTCGTGATGCTGGCGCCGTACGCGACGTCGATCGCCGCGGCCTCGCTGGTCTTCGTGCTGCTCTTCGGCCGTGACTACGGCATGATCAACTGGGCGCTGCACTTCGTCGGCGGCGGCCACATCGACTGGCAGAACGACAAGTGGCCCTCGCAGATCGCGGTCTCCTCGATCGTGGTCTGGCGCTGGACCGGCTACAACGCGCTGATCTACCTGGCGGCGATGCAGGCCGTCCCGCAGGACCTGTACGAGTCGGCGGCGCTGGACGGGGCCAACCGCTGGCAGCAGTTCTTCCATGTGACACTGCCGCAGCTGCGCCCGACGATCCTGTTCACCTGTGTCGTGTCGACGATCGGCGCCTCGCAGCTGTTCGGCGAGCCATTGATGTTCGACGCCAACAAGGGTGCCTCCGGCGGCGCCGAGCACCAGTTCCAGACGCTCGGCCTGTACCTGTACGAGCAGGGCTGGGTCAACCAGCACCTGGGCCGCGCCTCCGCGATCGCCTGGACGATGTTCCTGATCCTCATCGTGATCGGGATCGTCAACTACGTCATCTCGCGCCGCCTGCGCGAGAGTAGTTAG
- a CDS encoding LacI family DNA-binding transcriptional regulator, which yields MASHGARGRSGGRPTLEEVAARAGVGRGTVSRVINGSPRVSDATRAAVEAAVAELGYVPNTAARALAANRTDAIALVVPEPETRFFAEPYFSDMLRGVGAQLADTEMQLLLTFAGNDRGRQRLAQYLAAHRVDGVLLVSVHADDPLPDLLAQLEIPAVISGPRSAGETLTSVDSDNYGGARLAVEHLLARGRRRVAHITGRLDVYGAQRRVDGYRDALRDAGHGVDELLIEPGDFTEEGGRRAMTALLARHPDLDAVFAGSDVMAAGARQVLREAGRRIPEDVALIGYDDSAIAHHMDPPLTSVRQPIEEMGRAMIDLLLAEIADRRPAASRGLERRHAVLPAELVVRASS from the coding sequence ATGGCAAGCCACGGAGCGCGGGGCCGGAGCGGTGGGCGGCCCACGCTCGAAGAGGTCGCCGCACGGGCCGGGGTCGGCCGGGGCACGGTCTCACGGGTGATCAACGGCTCGCCCCGGGTCAGCGACGCCACCCGCGCCGCGGTCGAGGCGGCCGTCGCCGAACTCGGCTACGTCCCCAACACCGCGGCCCGTGCACTGGCCGCCAACCGCACGGACGCGATCGCCCTGGTCGTCCCCGAACCGGAGACCCGCTTCTTCGCCGAGCCGTACTTCTCCGACATGCTGCGCGGTGTCGGCGCCCAACTCGCCGACACCGAGATGCAGTTGCTGTTGACCTTCGCGGGCAACGACCGGGGACGGCAGCGCCTGGCCCAGTACCTGGCCGCGCACCGGGTCGACGGCGTCCTGCTCGTCTCCGTCCACGCCGACGACCCGCTGCCCGACCTGCTGGCCCAGCTGGAGATCCCGGCCGTGATCAGCGGCCCGCGCTCGGCCGGCGAGACGCTCACCTCGGTGGACTCGGACAACTACGGCGGCGCCCGCCTGGCCGTGGAGCACCTCCTGGCCCGGGGCCGCCGCCGGGTCGCCCACATCACCGGCCGCCTGGACGTCTACGGCGCCCAGCGCCGCGTCGACGGCTACCGCGACGCCCTGCGCGACGCGGGCCACGGGGTGGACGAACTCCTCATCGAACCCGGCGACTTCACGGAGGAGGGCGGCCGGCGCGCGATGACGGCACTGCTGGCACGCCACCCCGACCTGGACGCGGTCTTCGCCGGCTCGGACGTGATGGCGGCGGGCGCCCGTCAGGTGCTGCGCGAGGCGGGCCGCCGTATCCCCGAGGACGTGGCCCTGATCGGCTACGACGACTCCGCCATCGCCCACCACATGGACCCGCCGCTGACCAGCGTCCGCCAGCCCATCGAGGAGATGGGCCGCGCGATGATCGACCTCCTCCTCGCGGAGATCGCCGACCGCCGCCCGGCCGCCTCGCGCGGGCTGGAGCGTCGGCATGCGGTGCTGCCGGCGGAGCTGGTGGTGCGGGCGTCGTCGTAG
- a CDS encoding extracellular solute-binding protein, which translates to MRTSIRRSRRLGALAAVAAMTTGLLTGCANDSGSKSDTSGDGGGKGKTTITLGLFGTMGFKEAGLYTEYEKLHPNISIQENVIEKNENYYPALVNHLTTNSGLQDVQAVEVGNIAEVVQTQASKLEDLSKVAGVDKSNWLDWKWQQATTKDGQTIGLGTDIGPMAICYRKDLFKAAGLPSDRDQVSKLWAGDWSKLVSTGEQYKKKAPSGTTFMDSPGGLLNAILSSASQKFYDASGKVIYKSNPAVRSAFNLTAQAAKDGLVQSQPQFQPGWDQLISNSKFASVACPPWMLGYIKGKSKADAAGQWDVAQAPQAGNWGGTFLTVPKSGKNVTEAEKFVTWLTAPAQQAKLFAVQGSFPSAPSAYAMSQVTGAKNQMTGDAPIGTIFAQAAKSIPTQPIGPKDQIIQQGLTDNGVILVTKGKSADDAWNTATKTIDNNLEQ; encoded by the coding sequence ATGCGCACGAGCATCCGCCGGTCTCGCAGGCTGGGGGCCCTCGCGGCCGTGGCCGCGATGACCACGGGTCTGCTGACCGGCTGCGCCAACGACAGCGGCAGCAAGTCCGACACCTCGGGCGACGGCGGCGGCAAGGGCAAGACCACGATCACCCTGGGTCTGTTCGGCACCATGGGCTTCAAGGAGGCCGGCCTCTACACCGAGTACGAGAAGCTGCACCCGAACATCTCGATCCAGGAGAACGTGATCGAGAAGAACGAGAACTACTACCCGGCCCTGGTCAACCACCTCACCACCAACAGCGGTCTGCAGGACGTCCAGGCCGTCGAAGTCGGCAACATCGCCGAGGTCGTGCAGACCCAGGCGAGCAAGCTGGAGGACCTGTCCAAGGTCGCGGGTGTCGACAAGAGCAACTGGCTGGACTGGAAGTGGCAGCAGGCCACCACCAAGGACGGCCAGACCATCGGCCTCGGCACCGACATCGGGCCGATGGCGATCTGCTACCGCAAGGACCTGTTCAAGGCGGCCGGCCTGCCCTCCGACCGCGACCAGGTGTCCAAGCTGTGGGCCGGTGACTGGAGCAAGCTCGTCTCCACCGGAGAGCAGTACAAGAAGAAGGCGCCCAGCGGCACCACCTTCATGGACTCCCCCGGCGGTCTGCTCAACGCGATCCTCAGCAGTGCCAGCCAGAAGTTCTACGACGCCTCCGGCAAGGTCATCTACAAGTCGAACCCGGCCGTGCGGAGCGCCTTCAACCTGACCGCGCAGGCCGCCAAGGACGGGCTGGTCCAGTCGCAGCCGCAGTTCCAGCCGGGCTGGGACCAGCTGATCTCCAACAGCAAGTTCGCCTCGGTGGCCTGCCCGCCGTGGATGCTCGGCTACATCAAGGGCAAGTCGAAGGCGGACGCCGCCGGTCAGTGGGACGTGGCCCAGGCGCCGCAGGCCGGCAACTGGGGCGGCACGTTCCTGACCGTGCCCAAGTCCGGCAAGAACGTCACCGAGGCCGAGAAGTTCGTGACCTGGCTGACCGCGCCCGCCCAGCAGGCCAAGCTCTTCGCCGTCCAGGGCAGCTTCCCGAGCGCACCGTCCGCGTACGCGATGTCCCAGGTCACCGGCGCGAAGAACCAGATGACCGGGGACGCCCCGATCGGCACGATCTTCGCCCAGGCCGCCAAGTCCATCCCGACCCAGCCGATCGGCCCGAAGGACCAGATCATCCAGCAGGGCCTGACGGACAACGGCGTCATCCTGGTGACCAAGGGCAAGTCGGCCGACGACGCCTGGAACACGGCCACCAAGACCATCGACAACAACCTGGAGCAGTGA
- a CDS encoding glycoside hydrolase family 18 protein, producing the protein MSTHRRRISGRNKAIGGLVAAAVVGGGAVLLTGTANAAGVNAAYTRTSDWSTGYTAQYVVTNNSGSQEKSWTLEFDLPAGARLSSLWNGESSVSGSHVTVQPAKWDTEGLAPGQSVTVGFVVDGSGAPTGCRIDNSPCSADGGPTPEPSGRPTETRSPSPAPTPTATKTTTPTPTAGPTTGTGTGTTASAGFAPYVDTSLYPAFDLVGAADATGVKNYNLAFITDGGGCTPKWGGVTDLTSDAVAAQIGALRAKGGDVRVSFGGASGSELATTCSSADALAAAYGKAIDAFKLTKVDFDVEGGALPNTAANTLRAKAIAKLQAQHPGLDVSFTLPVMPEGLTQDGVNLVSNATSNGVKISTVNIMAMDYGASYNGDMGDYAQQAATATQAQIKGVLGLSDSAAWKAVAITPMIGVNDVSAEIFKVDDATQLVNFARSKGLGGLSMWSAARDKQCAGGAKNSADPTCSSIVQAPFAFSKAFGAFN; encoded by the coding sequence ATGAGCACGCACCGGCGCAGGATCAGTGGCAGGAACAAGGCGATCGGCGGCCTCGTGGCCGCGGCCGTCGTCGGCGGCGGCGCGGTCCTGCTCACCGGCACCGCGAACGCGGCCGGGGTGAACGCCGCGTACACGAGGACCAGCGACTGGTCGACCGGCTACACCGCCCAGTACGTCGTCACCAACAACAGCGGCTCGCAGGAGAAGAGCTGGACGCTGGAGTTCGACCTCCCGGCGGGCGCCAGGCTCAGCTCGCTGTGGAACGGCGAGTCGAGCGTGAGCGGTTCGCACGTCACCGTGCAGCCCGCGAAGTGGGACACCGAGGGCCTTGCCCCGGGCCAGTCCGTGACCGTCGGCTTCGTGGTCGACGGCAGCGGCGCCCCGACCGGCTGTCGTATCGACAACTCCCCGTGCTCGGCGGACGGCGGCCCCACCCCCGAGCCGAGCGGCCGCCCCACCGAGACCCGGTCACCGTCCCCGGCCCCCACCCCGACGGCCACGAAGACCACCACTCCCACCCCCACCGCCGGCCCCACGACCGGCACCGGCACCGGCACCACCGCCTCCGCCGGCTTCGCCCCCTACGTCGACACCTCGCTCTACCCGGCCTTCGATCTGGTCGGCGCGGCGGACGCGACCGGGGTGAAGAACTACAACCTCGCCTTCATCACCGACGGCGGCGGCTGCACCCCCAAGTGGGGCGGCGTGACCGACCTGACCAGCGATGCCGTGGCGGCGCAGATCGGCGCCCTGCGGGCCAAGGGCGGTGACGTCCGGGTCTCCTTCGGCGGCGCCTCCGGCTCCGAGCTGGCCACCACCTGCTCCTCGGCGGACGCGCTGGCGGCGGCGTACGGCAAGGCGATCGACGCGTTCAAGCTGACCAAGGTCGACTTCGACGTCGAGGGCGGCGCGCTGCCGAACACGGCGGCCAACACCCTGCGGGCGAAGGCGATAGCGAAGCTCCAGGCGCAGCACCCGGGCCTGGACGTCTCCTTCACCCTGCCGGTGATGCCCGAGGGCCTCACCCAGGACGGCGTGAACCTGGTGTCGAACGCCACGTCCAACGGCGTGAAGATCTCCACCGTCAACATCATGGCGATGGACTACGGCGCCTCGTACAACGGCGACATGGGCGACTACGCCCAGCAGGCCGCCACCGCCACCCAGGCCCAGATCAAGGGCGTGCTCGGGCTGTCCGACTCGGCCGCGTGGAAGGCCGTCGCGATCACTCCGATGATCGGGGTCAACGACGTCTCCGCCGAGATCTTCAAGGTCGACGACGCCACCCAGCTGGTGAACTTCGCCAGGTCCAAGGGCCTCGGCGGGCTCTCCATGTGGTCCGCGGCCCGCGACAAGCAGTGCGCCGGCGGCGCGAAGAACTCCGCCGACCCCACCTGCAGCTCGATCGTCCAGGCCCCGTTCGCCTTCTCGAAGGCCTTCGGCGCCTTCAACTGA
- a CDS encoding DoxX family protein has product MNVALWIVAGLLAAAYIFGGSYKLATPKEKIAAAGAAGEWVNDFSSGGVRAIGALEILGGAGLILPAVFGIAPVLVPLAAAGLVLLMIGAALTRLHRHELHLVLVDLIYIALAAFVAWGRL; this is encoded by the coding sequence ATGAACGTCGCTCTGTGGATCGTCGCCGGACTGCTGGCCGCCGCCTACATCTTCGGCGGCAGCTACAAGCTGGCCACACCGAAGGAGAAGATCGCCGCCGCCGGAGCCGCCGGGGAATGGGTCAACGACTTCAGCTCCGGCGGTGTCAGGGCCATCGGCGCCCTGGAGATCCTGGGCGGGGCGGGCCTGATCCTGCCCGCCGTGTTCGGCATCGCTCCGGTCCTGGTCCCACTGGCCGCCGCCGGTCTGGTCCTGCTCATGATCGGCGCGGCACTCACCCGCCTCCACCGCCACGAACTCCACCTCGTCCTGGTGGACCTGATCTACATCGCCCTGGCCGCCTTCGTGGCCTGGGGTCGCCTGTGA
- a CDS encoding sensor histidine kinase: MRWALVKVCLAVTTMVVVAFAVPLGLVVKEMARDRAFAGAEREAAAVAPALSITTDRDKLERVVASAGADSGMAVHLPAADGRPALDLGRQRAAGRDIAAVRSMGRASTTSVPGGSALLQPVALGSGTIAVVEVYVPESEVTHGVGTAWAVLAAVGLALIVGSVAVADRLGVRMVRPAQRLVRGAHELGEGKLGSRVPEDGPTELRLAAAAFNSMADQVVQLLANERELAADLSHRLRTPLTVLRLNAASLGAGPAAEQTRAAVAQLEREVDTIIRTAREAKPQTAAAGPGAGCDAAEVVRERMEFWSALAEDEGRKWRVAGVERPVRTPVARADLAAALDALLGNVFRHTAEGTAFAVDVHNGEDAVIVLVSDAGPGISDPDAAMARGRGSGSAGSTGLGLDIVRRLAESTGGDVRIGSSVLGGTEVRIWFQLDGRRPVGRGHRGGVRRRRPGRPVPTGLDH; encoded by the coding sequence ATGAGGTGGGCCCTGGTCAAGGTGTGCCTGGCGGTCACCACGATGGTCGTGGTCGCCTTCGCCGTGCCGCTCGGACTGGTCGTCAAGGAGATGGCCCGCGACCGGGCGTTCGCAGGCGCCGAGCGGGAGGCCGCCGCCGTCGCGCCCGCGCTGTCCATCACCACCGACCGGGACAAGCTGGAGCGCGTGGTGGCCTCGGCCGGCGCCGACTCCGGGATGGCCGTGCACCTGCCCGCCGCCGATGGCCGCCCCGCGCTCGACCTCGGCAGACAGCGCGCCGCCGGTCGTGACATCGCGGCCGTACGGAGCATGGGCCGGGCCTCGACGACCTCCGTCCCGGGCGGCTCCGCCCTGCTCCAGCCGGTCGCGCTCGGCTCCGGCACCATCGCGGTCGTCGAGGTCTACGTCCCCGAGTCCGAGGTCACCCATGGCGTCGGCACGGCCTGGGCGGTGCTCGCGGCCGTCGGTCTCGCGCTGATCGTCGGCTCGGTCGCGGTCGCCGACCGGCTCGGGGTGCGCATGGTGCGGCCCGCGCAGCGGCTGGTGCGGGGCGCGCACGAACTGGGCGAGGGCAAGCTGGGCTCCCGGGTGCCGGAGGACGGCCCCACCGAACTCCGGCTCGCCGCCGCCGCGTTCAACTCCATGGCCGACCAGGTCGTGCAACTGCTCGCCAACGAAAGGGAGTTGGCGGCAGACCTCTCCCACCGTCTGCGTACTCCCCTCACCGTCCTCCGGCTGAACGCGGCCTCCCTCGGCGCCGGTCCGGCCGCCGAGCAGACCCGGGCCGCCGTCGCCCAGCTGGAGCGCGAGGTCGACACCATCATCCGTACGGCCCGGGAGGCCAAGCCGCAGACGGCCGCGGCCGGGCCCGGCGCCGGGTGCGACGCGGCCGAAGTGGTGCGCGAACGCATGGAGTTCTGGTCCGCGCTCGCCGAGGACGAGGGCCGGAAATGGCGGGTGGCCGGCGTCGAGAGACCGGTGCGGACACCCGTGGCCCGCGCCGATCTGGCCGCCGCGCTCGACGCCCTGCTCGGCAACGTCTTCCGGCACACCGCCGAGGGCACCGCCTTCGCGGTCGACGTGCACAACGGCGAGGACGCGGTGATCGTGCTGGTCTCCGACGCGGGCCCCGGCATATCCGACCCGGACGCCGCGATGGCCCGGGGCCGCGGCTCGGGCAGCGCCGGCTCGACCGGACTGGGCCTCGACATCGTGCGCCGGCTCGCCGAGTCCACCGGCGGGGACGTGCGCATCGGCTCCTCGGTGCTGGGCGGTACCGAGGTGCGGATCTGGTTCCAGCTGGACGGACGCCGGCCGGTCGGGCGGGGACACCGCGGCGGTGTGCGCCGGCGCCGACCGGGCAGACCGGTCCCGACTGGTCTCGACCATTAA
- a CDS encoding GH1 family beta-glucosidase, producing MPDSVSSVTFPPAFLWGAATSAYQIEGAVREDGRTPSIWDTFSHTPGRTAGGETGDIAVDHYHRFRDDVALMAELGLTAYRFSVSWPRVQPTGRGPAVQRGLDFYRRLVDELLAHGIKPALTLYHWDLPQELEDAGGWPERDTALRFAEYAQIVGEALGDRVEQWITLNEPWCSAFLGYGSGVHAPGRTDQVASLRAAHHLNLAHGLGASALRSVMPARNQIAVSLNSSVVRPRSQDPADLAAARRIDDLANGVFHGPMLHGAYPESLLTATASVTDWSYVLDGDLRTANAELDAMGLNYYTPTLVSAASGDVTGPRADGHGASDHSPWPGADDVLFHQTPGERTEMGWTIDPSGLYDLIMRYTREAPGLPLYVTENGAAYDDKPDPDGRVHDPERIAYLHSHLAAVRRAITDGADVRGYYLWSLMDNFEWAWGYGKRFGAVYVDYATLERTPKSSARWYGEVARTGTLSPADSAT from the coding sequence ATGCCTGACTCTGTCTCCTCCGTCACCTTCCCGCCCGCCTTCCTGTGGGGTGCGGCGACCTCGGCGTACCAGATCGAGGGGGCGGTGCGGGAGGACGGCCGTACCCCCTCCATCTGGGACACCTTCAGCCATACGCCGGGCAGGACGGCCGGCGGCGAGACCGGTGACATCGCCGTCGACCACTACCACCGCTTCCGCGACGACGTGGCGCTGATGGCGGAGCTGGGCCTGACCGCGTACCGCTTCTCGGTGTCCTGGCCCCGGGTGCAGCCGACGGGCCGGGGCCCGGCGGTGCAGCGGGGCCTGGACTTCTACCGCCGGCTGGTGGACGAGCTGCTGGCCCACGGCATCAAGCCGGCGCTCACCCTCTACCACTGGGATCTGCCGCAGGAGCTGGAGGACGCGGGCGGCTGGCCGGAGCGGGACACCGCGCTGCGGTTCGCCGAGTACGCGCAGATCGTCGGCGAGGCACTGGGCGACCGGGTGGAGCAGTGGATCACCCTCAACGAGCCCTGGTGCAGCGCCTTCCTGGGCTACGGCTCGGGCGTCCACGCCCCCGGCCGCACCGACCAGGTGGCCTCGCTGCGCGCCGCCCACCACCTCAACCTGGCGCACGGGCTGGGGGCGTCGGCGCTGCGCTCGGTGATGCCGGCCCGCAACCAGATCGCCGTCAGCCTCAACTCCTCGGTGGTACGGCCGCGTTCGCAGGACCCGGCCGATCTGGCCGCGGCCCGCCGGATCGACGACCTGGCCAACGGGGTCTTCCACGGCCCGATGCTGCACGGCGCCTACCCGGAGTCGCTGCTCACGGCGACGGCCTCGGTCACCGACTGGTCGTACGTCCTGGACGGCGACCTGCGCACGGCGAACGCGGAGCTGGACGCGATGGGCCTGAACTACTACACCCCGACGCTGGTCTCGGCCGCGTCCGGCGACGTCACCGGCCCGCGGGCGGACGGCCACGGCGCCAGCGACCACTCCCCCTGGCCGGGCGCCGACGACGTGCTGTTCCACCAGACGCCGGGCGAGCGCACGGAGATGGGCTGGACGATCGACCCGAGCGGCCTGTACGACCTGATCATGCGCTACACGCGCGAGGCCCCGGGCCTGCCGCTGTACGTCACCGAGAACGGCGCGGCCTACGACGACAAGCCCGACCCCGACGGCCGCGTCCACGACCCCGAGCGCATCGCCTATCTGCACAGCCACCTCGCGGCGGTCCGCCGGGCCATCACCGACGGCGCCGATGTGCGCGGCTACTACCTGTGGTCCCTGATGGACAACTTCGAGTGGGCGTGGGGCTACGGCAAGCGGTTCGGCGCGGTGTACGTGGACTACGCGACGCTGGAGCGCACCCCGAAGTCGAGTGCCCGGTGGTACGGGGAGGTGGCCCGGACGGGGACGCTGTCGCCTGCGGACTCGGCCACCTGA
- the sigJ gene encoding RNA polymerase sigma factor SigJ, whose protein sequence is MRVTAEADAYGYRPLLFSIAYGMTGSVGDAEDIVQDAFLGLTRAHRAGTTVGNVKAYLTTAVTRLGINHLGSARVRRETYVGDWLPEPVVTTTDRPGPAEHAELADSLSMAFLVLLEILTPVERAVFVLREVFGYGYPDVAGIVGKSEANCRQIFARARKRVAPDGRPAEPVSLPVRRAEGAELARRFFEAADSGDMDALLGLLAPDVVFQGDGGGKAQAFGTSAAEPRRVVRMLVGGFRRVRTLGAAFRPAWVNGRPGAVAYDAEGRVASVVELDIADGVIRAIHALTNPDKLAHLGPVSDIGLLAGEEANRRRGGGC, encoded by the coding sequence ATGCGCGTCACCGCGGAAGCGGACGCCTACGGATACCGGCCGCTGCTGTTCTCCATCGCCTACGGGATGACCGGATCCGTCGGCGACGCCGAGGACATCGTGCAGGACGCTTTCCTCGGCCTGACCCGGGCGCACCGGGCCGGGACCACGGTCGGGAACGTGAAGGCGTACCTGACCACGGCGGTCACCCGGCTCGGCATCAACCACCTGGGCTCGGCGCGGGTACGGCGCGAGACCTATGTGGGCGACTGGCTGCCGGAGCCGGTCGTCACGACCACCGACCGGCCCGGACCGGCCGAGCACGCCGAACTGGCCGACTCACTGTCGATGGCGTTCCTGGTGCTGCTGGAGATCCTGACCCCCGTGGAGCGCGCGGTGTTCGTGCTGCGCGAGGTCTTCGGGTACGGCTACCCGGACGTGGCCGGGATCGTCGGCAAGTCCGAGGCGAACTGCCGGCAGATCTTCGCCCGTGCGAGGAAGCGGGTTGCCCCCGACGGGCGGCCGGCCGAGCCGGTGTCGCTGCCGGTGCGGCGGGCCGAGGGTGCGGAGCTCGCCCGCAGGTTCTTCGAGGCCGCCGACAGCGGTGACATGGACGCGCTGCTCGGCCTGCTCGCCCCCGACGTGGTGTTCCAGGGCGACGGCGGCGGCAAGGCACAGGCGTTCGGGACGTCGGCGGCGGAGCCGCGGCGCGTCGTCCGGATGCTCGTGGGCGGCTTCCGCCGGGTCCGGACGCTCGGGGCCGCCTTCCGGCCGGCCTGGGTCAACGGCCGGCCGGGTGCCGTGGCCTACGACGCCGAGGGGCGCGTGGCGAGCGTGGTCGAACTCGACATCGCCGACGGCGTGATCCGGGCGATCCACGCCCTGACCAACCCCGACAAGCTCGCACACCTCGGTCCGGTGTCCGACATCGGGCTGCTGGC
- a CDS encoding response regulator transcription factor: MASVLVVEDDQFVRSALIRHLTDAAHTVRSVGTALEALREVAHLRFDVVVLDLGLPDLDGSEALKMLRGITDVPVIIATARDDETEIVRLLNAGADDYLTKPFSVEHLSARIAAVLRRARSAGAEPPASPVLRVGGLSVDPLRRQAELDGVRLDLTRREFDLLAFLAGRPGVVVPRKELLAEVWQQSYGDDQTIDVHLSWLRRKLGETAAQPRYLHTLRGVGVKLEPPAAPPADGVPVR; this comes from the coding sequence ATGGCAAGTGTGCTCGTGGTCGAGGACGACCAGTTCGTACGCTCGGCGCTCATCCGGCATCTGACCGACGCCGCACACACCGTGCGCAGTGTCGGTACGGCGCTGGAGGCGCTGCGCGAGGTCGCCCATCTCCGCTTCGACGTGGTCGTCCTGGACCTCGGACTGCCGGACCTGGACGGCTCCGAGGCCCTGAAGATGCTGCGCGGCATCACCGACGTGCCGGTCATCATCGCCACCGCCCGGGACGACGAGACGGAGATCGTCCGGCTGCTGAACGCGGGGGCGGACGACTATCTGACCAAGCCGTTCTCGGTCGAGCACCTGTCCGCCCGGATCGCCGCCGTGCTGCGCCGCGCCCGGTCCGCCGGTGCCGAGCCCCCGGCCTCCCCGGTGCTCCGGGTCGGCGGCCTGAGCGTCGATCCGCTGCGCCGCCAGGCCGAGCTGGACGGGGTCCGCCTCGACCTCACCCGCCGGGAGTTCGACCTGCTCGCCTTCCTGGCCGGCCGGCCCGGGGTCGTCGTCCCGCGCAAGGAACTCCTCGCCGAGGTCTGGCAGCAGTCCTACGGCGACGACCAGACCATCGATGTGCATCTGTCCTGGTTGCGCCGCAAATTGGGGGAGACGGCCGCTCAGCCGCGTTATCTGCACACCCTCCGGGGTGTCGGCGTGAAGCTCGAACCCCCGGCGGCTCCTCCTGCGGACGGGGTGCCGGTGCGATGA